A single region of the Polymorphum gilvum SL003B-26A1 genome encodes:
- the fliQ gene encoding flagellar biosynthesis protein FliQ, with protein sequence MTGPEVLDVAREGVWTLILVSAPIMVVGLVVGVVIALFQALTQIQEMTLVFVPKILAIFVTMIVTLPFMGQLLAAFMARISELILATS encoded by the coding sequence ATGACCGGACCGGAAGTCCTGGACGTGGCGCGCGAGGGGGTCTGGACGCTGATCCTCGTCTCGGCGCCGATCATGGTCGTCGGCCTCGTCGTCGGCGTGGTCATCGCGCTGTTCCAGGCCCTGACCCAGATCCAGGAAATGACCCTCGTTTTCGTGCCCAAGATCCTGGCCATCTTCGTCACCATGATCGTCACGCTTCCCTTCATGGGGCAACTCCTCGCGGCCTTCATGGCTCGGATCAGCGAACTGATCCTCGCCACGTCGTGA
- the flhB gene encoding flagellar biosynthesis protein FlhB gives MADDTDDSEKTEDPTQKRLKEAHEKGDLPKSQEVSTWFTLAGAAMMIALFAPAVTTELGTQLKWYLEHAHEIPADGYALKALWRDTGQSVALIVGLPLLALVAMAVAGNLVQHEAVFTAEPIKPKLSKVSPLSGFKRLFSGQSLMNFAKGMLKIVIVGAVMVAVLWPQRDRAEAVIFVDVSSLLEEARGLVLQLLAAVLAIMTVVAGADYVWQRHKWFEKQKMSMRELKEEYKQTEGDPLVKGKIRQLRMERSRKRMMAAVPQATVVVTNPTHYAVALRYEEGMGAPLCVAKGTDAIALKIREVARQHEVPVVENPPLARALYASVDVDREIPEDHYKAVAEVIGFVFRMRKRRTWRSK, from the coding sequence ATGGCCGATGATACCGACGACTCGGAGAAAACAGAGGACCCCACGCAAAAGCGCCTCAAGGAAGCGCACGAGAAGGGGGATCTGCCGAAATCGCAGGAAGTCAGCACCTGGTTCACGCTCGCCGGCGCGGCGATGATGATCGCTCTCTTCGCGCCGGCGGTGACGACCGAACTCGGCACCCAACTCAAGTGGTATCTGGAGCATGCCCACGAGATCCCTGCCGACGGCTATGCCCTGAAGGCGCTTTGGCGAGACACCGGCCAGTCGGTGGCGCTGATCGTCGGACTGCCGCTGCTCGCCTTGGTCGCCATGGCCGTGGCCGGCAATCTGGTGCAGCACGAAGCCGTCTTCACCGCCGAGCCGATCAAGCCTAAGCTTTCCAAGGTCTCGCCCCTGTCCGGCTTCAAGCGCCTGTTCTCGGGGCAGAGCCTGATGAACTTCGCCAAGGGCATGCTGAAGATCGTGATCGTCGGCGCCGTCATGGTCGCGGTGCTTTGGCCGCAGCGCGACCGCGCCGAAGCGGTCATCTTCGTCGATGTCTCGTCGCTGCTGGAGGAAGCCCGCGGACTGGTGCTTCAGCTGCTGGCCGCGGTCCTGGCGATCATGACCGTCGTCGCTGGCGCCGACTACGTGTGGCAGCGCCACAAGTGGTTCGAAAAGCAGAAGATGAGCATGCGCGAGCTCAAGGAGGAGTACAAGCAGACCGAAGGCGACCCGCTGGTCAAGGGCAAGATCCGGCAGTTGCGCATGGAACGCAGCCGCAAGCGTATGATGGCCGCGGTCCCGCAGGCGACCGTGGTCGTCACCAACCCGACGCACTACGCCGTCGCGCTCAGATACGAGGAAGGTATGGGCGCACCGCTGTGCGTTGCCAAGGGCACCGACGCGATCGCGCTGAAGATCCGTGAGGTCGCCCGCCAGCATGAGGTGCCGGTCGTCGAGAATCCTCCCTTGGCGCGCGCCCTCTATGCCAGCGTCGATGTCGACCGGGAGATTCCCGAGGATCACTACAAGGCCGTTGCCGAGGTCATCGGCTTCGTGTTCCGGATGAGAAAACGCAGGACCTGGCGCTCGAAGTGA
- the cckA gene encoding cell cycle histidine kinase CckA: MTERDGQPVEPVVDRAERSGNIGLLMLLAVALIAAAATFALMGRDRAEPYVLTLLGILSVVGVFSLFAGAIGLLRFSSRTGGSSLGAAFVDSLDEGALVTDTEGRLIYANQAYASLTGAETAAEVRTVERVFSSDPDAADAIFRLSQAMRESRRAQEEVRLPYPLNGSDGGARWYRVSVRPLVIPRREGGSGRMLTVWQLADITRDRTEQESSFQELQRVINFLDHAPAGFFSCDGRGRLVYLNATLADWLGYDLAQFQAGELDLSDIIRGDGAELVRSVRGQAGEVKSETLDLDLVTRNGRGLPVRLLHRVPFGADGKPGDSRTLVLNRSRGEEVSEALRAAEVRFARFFNNTPIAIASLDAEGRVLRTNAPFLRLFGPVDLSGDGPKLEGFVAEQGREEFSKALAAAAKGYGEIAPVDVPLANASDGRSATFYVSAVQDGEGDGEAAIVYALETTQQRALEAQFAQSQKMQAIGQLAGGVAHDFNNVLTAIIGFSDLLLASHRPTDPSFQDIMNIKQNANRAAGLVRQLLAFSRRQTLRPQQLALNDVLADLSILLDRLLGEKVELKVIHGRDLWPVMADLNQLEQVIVNLAVNAGDAMADGGRLTIRTSNVSAAESTRFENTRGMPPGEYTLIEVEDTGHGMPPEIMEKIFEPFFSTKEVGKGTGLGLSTVYGIVKQTGGYIFCSSEVGVGTTFRLFLPRHIPKDVPIAEKKPVEETEKVADLTGSATILLVEDEEAVRAFAARALASRGYTVHEAASGTEALDVMEETGGKVDLVVSDVVMPEMDGPTLLKELRKTRPDLKIIFVSGYAEDAFEENLPENEKFFFLPKPFTLKQLATTVKDVLNS; encoded by the coding sequence ATGACTGAACGGGACGGACAGCCGGTCGAACCGGTCGTCGATCGGGCGGAGCGCAGCGGCAACATTGGCCTGCTGATGCTTTTGGCCGTGGCGCTGATCGCGGCCGCAGCGACCTTCGCGCTGATGGGGCGGGATCGCGCCGAACCCTATGTCCTGACCCTGCTCGGCATCCTGTCCGTGGTCGGCGTGTTCTCGCTGTTCGCAGGCGCCATTGGGCTGCTGCGGTTTTCCTCCAGGACGGGCGGCAGCTCGCTCGGTGCCGCCTTCGTCGATTCGCTCGACGAGGGCGCGCTGGTGACCGACACTGAGGGGCGGCTGATCTATGCCAACCAGGCCTACGCGTCGCTGACCGGTGCGGAGACGGCGGCCGAGGTGCGGACCGTCGAACGCGTGTTTTCGAGCGATCCGGATGCCGCCGACGCGATCTTCCGCCTGTCCCAGGCGATGCGCGAGAGCCGCCGTGCGCAGGAGGAAGTCCGCCTGCCGTACCCGCTCAACGGTTCGGACGGCGGCGCGCGCTGGTACCGGGTTTCGGTGCGCCCCCTGGTGATCCCGCGCCGTGAGGGCGGTTCCGGCCGGATGCTGACGGTCTGGCAACTGGCAGACATCACCCGTGACCGGACTGAACAGGAAAGTTCATTCCAGGAACTGCAGCGGGTCATCAATTTCCTCGATCACGCACCGGCCGGTTTCTTTTCCTGTGACGGGCGTGGAAGGCTGGTCTATCTCAACGCCACGCTGGCCGACTGGCTCGGCTACGACCTTGCCCAGTTCCAGGCCGGCGAACTGGACCTGTCCGACATCATTCGTGGCGACGGCGCGGAACTGGTCCGTTCCGTCCGCGGTCAGGCAGGTGAGGTCAAGAGCGAGACGCTCGACCTCGATCTCGTTACCCGCAACGGTCGCGGCTTGCCGGTTCGTCTGCTGCATCGGGTGCCCTTCGGCGCCGACGGCAAGCCGGGCGACAGCCGCACCCTGGTGCTCAACCGCTCGCGCGGGGAGGAGGTTTCGGAAGCGCTGCGGGCGGCCGAGGTCCGCTTCGCCCGCTTCTTCAACAACACGCCGATCGCGATCGCCTCGCTCGACGCGGAAGGCCGCGTCCTGCGCACCAACGCGCCATTCCTACGCCTGTTCGGGCCGGTGGATCTGTCCGGCGATGGACCGAAGCTGGAGGGCTTCGTCGCCGAACAGGGCAGGGAAGAATTCTCGAAGGCACTGGCGGCGGCAGCCAAGGGTTACGGCGAGATCGCGCCCGTCGACGTGCCGCTCGCCAACGCCTCGGACGGGCGCTCGGCGACCTTCTACGTTTCGGCGGTGCAGGATGGCGAAGGCGACGGCGAGGCTGCCATCGTCTACGCCTTGGAGACGACGCAGCAGCGGGCGCTTGAGGCGCAGTTCGCCCAGAGCCAGAAGATGCAGGCGATCGGTCAACTCGCGGGTGGCGTGGCGCATGATTTCAACAACGTGCTTACCGCAATCATCGGCTTCTCCGACCTGCTTCTGGCCAGCCACCGGCCGACCGATCCGTCGTTCCAGGACATCATGAACATCAAGCAGAACGCCAACCGGGCGGCCGGCCTCGTCCGCCAGCTGCTGGCGTTCTCCCGTCGCCAGACGCTGCGTCCGCAGCAACTGGCCCTCAATGACGTGCTCGCCGACTTGTCGATCCTGCTCGACCGGCTGCTTGGCGAGAAGGTCGAGCTCAAGGTCATCCACGGCCGCGACCTGTGGCCGGTGATGGCCGACCTGAACCAGCTCGAGCAGGTCATCGTCAATCTGGCGGTCAACGCCGGCGATGCCATGGCCGACGGCGGCCGGCTGACGATCCGCACATCGAACGTGTCGGCGGCCGAATCGACCCGGTTCGAAAACACCCGCGGCATGCCGCCGGGCGAATACACCCTGATCGAAGTCGAGGACACCGGCCACGGCATGCCGCCCGAGATCATGGAGAAGATCTTCGAGCCGTTCTTCTCGACCAAGGAGGTCGGCAAGGGCACCGGTCTCGGCCTGTCGACGGTCTACGGCATCGTCAAGCAGACCGGCGGCTACATCTTCTGCAGCAGCGAGGTCGGCGTCGGCACCACGTTCCGCCTGTTCCTGCCGCGTCACATTCCCAAGGACGTTCCCATCGCCGAGAAGAAGCCGGTCGAGGAAACGGAAAAGGTCGCCGACCTGACCGGCTCGGCGACCATCCTGCTGGTCGAGGACGAGGAGGCGGTGCGCGCCTTCGCCGCCAGGGCGCTGGCTTCGCGCGGCTATACCGTGCACGAGGCAGCCTCGGGCACCGAGGCGCTCGACGTCATGGAGGAGACCGGCGGCAAGGTCGACCTCGTCGTCTCCGACGTGGTGATGCCGGAAATGGACGGCCCGACGCTGTTGAAGGAACTGCGCAAGACCCGGCCGGACCTGAAGATCATCTTCGTCTCGGGCTATGCCGAGGATGCCTTCGAGGAGAACCTGCCGGAGAACGAGAAGTTTTTCTTCCTGCCCAAGCCCTTCACGCTGAAACAGCTGGCGACGACCGTGAAGGACGTGCTCAACAGCTGA
- a CDS encoding pseudouridine-5'-phosphate glycosidase produces the protein MTAGSGAETNAAAELIAASAEVAAARAEDRPLVALESTIITHGMPWPKNVETARQVEADVRAAGAVPATIAVLDGRIRIGLDDGDLERLARAERVMKCSRADLAYAVATGRPGSTTVAATMMAAHAAGITVFATGGIGGVHKGAEHSFDISADLDELARTPVCVVAAGAKALLDLPKTLEVLETRGVPVVGYRTGELPAFWSRKSGLAAPYRLDSAEEIARLLATRRLFGNHGGVLVANPVPEEAEIPRAEMADYIDAALAEAARRSIRGKDVTPFVLALILDLTGGRSLETNIALVRNNARLAAEIAIAAAR, from the coding sequence GTGACGGCTGGATCCGGTGCCGAGACAAATGCCGCCGCCGAGCTGATCGCGGCGAGCGCCGAGGTCGCGGCGGCACGCGCCGAGGACCGCCCGCTGGTGGCGCTCGAATCGACCATCATCACCCACGGCATGCCGTGGCCGAAAAACGTCGAGACCGCGCGCCAGGTCGAGGCAGACGTGCGCGCCGCCGGTGCGGTGCCGGCGACCATCGCCGTGCTCGACGGCAGGATCCGCATCGGCCTCGACGACGGCGACCTGGAGCGACTCGCGCGCGCCGAACGGGTGATGAAATGCTCGCGCGCCGATCTCGCCTATGCGGTCGCCACCGGCCGGCCCGGATCGACCACGGTCGCGGCGACCATGATGGCCGCCCATGCCGCCGGCATCACCGTCTTCGCCACCGGCGGCATCGGCGGCGTGCACAAGGGAGCGGAGCACAGCTTCGACATCTCCGCCGACCTCGACGAGCTGGCGCGCACGCCCGTCTGCGTGGTGGCGGCCGGCGCGAAGGCGCTGCTCGACCTGCCCAAGACCCTGGAGGTCCTGGAGACCCGCGGCGTGCCGGTGGTCGGCTACCGCACCGGCGAACTGCCGGCGTTCTGGTCACGCAAGAGCGGTCTCGCCGCCCCGTACCGGCTCGACAGCGCGGAGGAAATCGCCCGGCTGCTGGCGACGCGGCGGCTGTTCGGCAACCACGGCGGCGTTCTCGTCGCCAACCCGGTGCCGGAAGAGGCAGAGATCCCGCGCGCCGAGATGGCCGATTACATCGACGCGGCCCTGGCCGAGGCGGCGCGCCGGTCGATCCGCGGCAAGGACGTCACCCCCTTCGTGCTGGCGCTAATCCTCGACCTGACCGGCGGGCGCAGCCTCGAAACCAACATCGCGCTGGTGCGCAACAACGCCCGCCTGGCGGCCGAAATCGCCATCGCCGCCGCGCGGTAG
- the fliR gene encoding flagellar biosynthetic protein FliR, with the protein MTLELSFLPEIAAVFMLIFARLGTMLMLLPALGESSIPMRLRLTVALALTLVFYPIGARAYPAGLVSDPGGLGILLAGELAIGFGIGLCARMITSVLQIAGMIIANQSSLASALGTDVTMSGQQGALVGNFLAILGVTLVFVTDTHFLIIAALHDSFTLFPPGEWLPVADFATLATQIVAGMFSIAVRMSAPFLVVGLVFYFGLGLLNKLMPQMQIFFIAMPVNIALGLGLLLVLLATLMTWYLGHFEEAIGRFTVG; encoded by the coding sequence ATGACCCTGGAACTGTCGTTCCTTCCCGAGATCGCGGCGGTGTTCATGCTGATCTTCGCGCGCCTCGGCACCATGCTGATGCTGCTGCCCGCGCTCGGGGAAAGCTCGATCCCTATGCGGCTGCGCCTGACAGTGGCGCTGGCGCTGACCTTGGTCTTCTATCCGATCGGCGCACGGGCCTATCCAGCCGGGCTGGTCTCCGATCCCGGCGGCCTTGGCATCCTGCTGGCCGGCGAACTGGCGATCGGCTTCGGCATCGGCCTGTGCGCCCGCATGATCACTTCGGTGCTGCAGATCGCCGGCATGATCATCGCCAACCAGTCGAGCCTGGCGTCGGCGCTGGGCACAGACGTCACCATGTCGGGACAGCAGGGCGCGCTGGTCGGCAACTTCCTGGCCATTCTCGGCGTCACTCTGGTGTTCGTCACCGACACGCATTTCCTCATCATCGCCGCGCTGCACGACAGCTTCACCCTGTTCCCGCCCGGCGAATGGCTTCCGGTCGCCGATTTCGCCACCCTGGCCACGCAGATCGTGGCGGGAATGTTCTCCATCGCGGTGCGTATGAGCGCGCCGTTCCTGGTCGTCGGGCTGGTGTTCTATTTCGGCCTCGGACTGCTCAACAAGCTCATGCCGCAGATGCAGATCTTCTTCATCGCCATGCCGGTGAACATCGCGCTCGGCCTTGGGCTGCTCCTCGTCCTGCTCGCCACCTTGATGACCTGGTACCTGGGTCACTTCGAGGAGGCGATCGGGCGGTTCACGGTCGGGTAG
- the recA gene encoding recombinase RecA: protein MSQSSLRLVESSQMDKTKALDAALSQIERAFGKGSIMRLGQGQAVEVQTVSTGSLGLDIALGVGGLPRGRIVEIYGPESSGKTTLALHTIAEAQKLGGICAFIDAEHALDPVYARKLGVNIDDLLISQPDAGEQALEIADTLVRSGAIEVLVIDSVAALTPKAELEGEMGDSLPGMQARLMSQALRKLTASISKSNCMVIFINQIRMKIGVMFGSPETTTGGNALKFYASVRLDIRRIGSIKDRDEVIGNQTRVKVVKNKLAPPFRQVEFDVIYGEGVSKMGELVDLGVKAGIVEKSGAWFSYNSQRLGQGRENAKQFLRENPEIAAEIELAIRQNAGLLSDAIIDPDGVDEAGLDD, encoded by the coding sequence ATGTCGCAAAGTTCACTTCGCCTTGTAGAGAGCAGCCAGATGGACAAGACCAAGGCGCTGGATGCAGCGCTGTCGCAGATCGAACGGGCCTTCGGCAAGGGCTCCATCATGCGCCTGGGCCAGGGCCAGGCCGTCGAGGTCCAGACCGTCTCCACCGGCTCTCTCGGGCTCGACATCGCGCTCGGCGTCGGCGGCCTGCCGCGCGGGCGCATCGTCGAGATCTACGGTCCGGAATCCTCGGGCAAGACGACGCTCGCCCTGCACACCATCGCCGAGGCGCAGAAGCTCGGCGGCATCTGCGCCTTCATCGACGCAGAGCATGCGCTCGACCCGGTCTATGCCCGCAAGCTCGGCGTCAACATCGACGACCTGCTGATCTCCCAGCCGGACGCCGGCGAGCAAGCTCTGGAGATCGCCGACACGCTGGTGCGCTCGGGCGCCATCGAGGTGCTGGTGATCGATTCCGTCGCGGCGCTGACGCCCAAGGCCGAACTGGAAGGCGAGATGGGCGACAGCCTGCCGGGCATGCAGGCGCGGCTGATGAGCCAGGCGCTGCGCAAGCTGACCGCCTCGATTTCCAAGTCTAACTGCATGGTCATCTTCATCAACCAGATCCGCATGAAGATCGGCGTCATGTTCGGCTCGCCGGAAACCACGACCGGCGGCAACGCGCTCAAGTTCTACGCCTCTGTGCGCCTCGACATCCGCCGCATCGGCTCGATCAAGGACCGCGACGAGGTGATCGGCAACCAGACCCGGGTCAAGGTGGTCAAGAACAAGCTGGCCCCGCCGTTCCGTCAGGTTGAGTTCGACGTCATCTACGGCGAGGGCGTTTCCAAGATGGGCGAGTTGGTCGACCTCGGCGTCAAGGCCGGCATCGTCGAGAAGTCTGGCGCCTGGTTCTCCTACAACAGCCAGAGGCTCGGCCAGGGACGCGAGAACGCCAAGCAGTTCCTGCGCGAGAACCCGGAGATCGCCGCCGAGATCGAGTTGGCAATCCGCCAGAACGCCGGCCTGCTGTCCGACGCGATCATCGATCCGGACGGGGTCGACGAGGCCGGGCTCGACGACTGA
- a CDS encoding DinB family protein, whose product MTDPILYRRQAAYNFWMTNKLYATCGQMSDAERKADRGAFFRSIHSTLNHLLFGDRIWMGRFTGRSHEHRGMGVDIYDDFGELEQAHRAMAAEIEAFAAGLTPEWLAGTLRWTNTTGTRTLERPRWLLVSHLFNHQTHHRGQITTLLSQSGLDIGVTDLPFMPDLGD is encoded by the coding sequence ATGACAGACCCGATCCTCTACCGGCGGCAGGCCGCGTACAACTTCTGGATGACGAACAAGCTCTACGCGACCTGCGGGCAGATGAGCGATGCGGAGCGCAAGGCCGACCGCGGCGCCTTCTTCCGCTCGATCCACTCGACCCTGAACCACCTGCTGTTCGGCGACCGGATCTGGATGGGGCGCTTCACCGGCCGCAGCCACGAGCACCGTGGCATGGGCGTCGACATCTACGACGACTTCGGCGAGCTCGAGCAGGCACACCGGGCCATGGCGGCCGAGATCGAGGCCTTCGCCGCCGGCCTGACGCCGGAATGGCTGGCCGGCACGCTGCGCTGGACCAACACGACCGGAACGCGGACGCTGGAACGACCGCGCTGGCTGCTCGTTTCCCACCTGTTCAACCACCAGACCCATCACCGGGGCCAGATCACCACACTTCTGTCACAGTCGGGACTCGATATCGGCGTGACCGACCTACCCTTCATGCCGGACCTTGGTGACTGA
- a CDS encoding DUF6384 family protein: protein MADRPADERAPLDELMMAMDVVDTLRHDEALVMKELGVEDRDARMIERLREIYASQGIEVPDRTLREGVEGLKQDRFVYAPPASGFARLLALAYVRRLVWSKWLAIAVIVVGLAAVAWQVLVIAPRERAAETLRIELTQEIPAALDAVAAAIAGMSADATALERATALAADGRRAAGAGEAAAARKAVSDLKALETELATTFEVRIVSRPGTPTGVTRIPDVNRSTRNYYLVVEAIGPDGRPIERTIVSEEDGQPKRVRIWAQRVPQAVFDDVRDDKQTDGIVQNALLGIKVRGKLSIDWTRPVVSGAITAW from the coding sequence ATGGCGGACAGGCCGGCGGACGAACGGGCTCCCCTCGACGAACTGATGATGGCCATGGATGTCGTGGACACGTTGCGCCACGACGAAGCCCTGGTGATGAAGGAACTCGGCGTCGAAGACCGGGACGCCCGCATGATCGAGCGTCTGCGCGAGATATATGCCTCCCAGGGCATCGAGGTACCCGACCGCACCCTGCGCGAGGGCGTCGAGGGGCTAAAGCAGGACCGCTTCGTCTATGCGCCGCCGGCTTCCGGTTTCGCGCGCCTGCTTGCCCTTGCCTATGTCCGGCGCCTGGTCTGGTCGAAATGGCTGGCCATCGCGGTGATCGTCGTCGGCCTCGCCGCGGTCGCCTGGCAGGTCCTTGTGATCGCGCCGCGCGAACGGGCAGCGGAAACGCTGCGCATCGAGCTGACGCAGGAGATCCCCGCCGCGCTCGATGCCGTCGCAGCCGCAATCGCCGGCATGAGCGCCGACGCGACCGCGCTCGAGCGCGCCACGGCCCTTGCCGCGGACGGACGGCGCGCGGCAGGCGCCGGAGAGGCCGCAGCGGCCCGGAAGGCGGTTTCGGACCTCAAGGCCCTGGAAACGGAACTGGCAACCACATTCGAGGTGCGCATCGTGTCGCGGCCCGGAACACCGACCGGCGTCACCCGCATTCCCGACGTCAACCGCTCGACGCGCAACTACTATCTCGTGGTCGAGGCCATCGGCCCGGACGGCAGGCCGATCGAACGAACCATCGTGTCGGAGGAAGACGGCCAGCCGAAGCGGGTCAGGATCTGGGCCCAGCGCGTGCCCCAGGCGGTGTTCGACGACGTGCGCGACGACAAGCAGACGGACGGCATCGTCCAGAACGCGCTCCTCGGCATTAAGGTCCGCGGCAAACTTTCCATCGACTGGACCAGACCCGTCGTGAGCGGAGCGATCACCGCATGGTGA
- a CDS encoding PfkB family carbohydrate kinase has protein sequence MPYPPQPAAACFGAIHVDVIAHATRPARRETSTPGVTETAPGGVATNVARTLVRLGISCALAGALGRDADGDRLAAELAREGISLGAVQRRDLPTGRYLAVHDPDGSLAAAVVDARITDTLDADALALDHPEIAAAGLWFAEANLPGAVLERIALAAGDRHLAADAVSIAKAPRLEAVLARLDLLVLNRAEAAALTGLPEAVPLSDHGERLAQRGVRALAISDGAAPLHWRDGTTQGSIAPRPCTIVDVTGAGDALIAGTLAALVRDRPLAQALETGLRAAECALGGSGAVPSGMTWPVVAGMDRD, from the coding sequence ATGCCGTATCCGCCCCAGCCCGCCGCCGCCTGCTTCGGCGCCATCCATGTCGACGTGATCGCGCACGCGACGCGCCCGGCCCGGCGCGAAACGTCGACGCCGGGCGTGACGGAGACGGCGCCGGGCGGCGTGGCCACCAATGTCGCGCGCACGCTGGTACGCCTCGGCATCTCCTGCGCACTGGCGGGCGCGCTCGGACGCGACGCCGACGGCGACCGCCTGGCCGCGGAACTTGCGCGCGAGGGTATCTCGCTCGGGGCCGTCCAGCGCCGCGACCTTCCGACCGGCCGCTATCTCGCCGTGCACGATCCCGACGGCAGCCTCGCCGCCGCCGTGGTCGACGCCCGCATCACCGACACCCTGGACGCCGACGCCCTCGCCCTCGATCACCCGGAAATCGCGGCGGCAGGCCTCTGGTTCGCCGAAGCGAACCTGCCCGGCGCGGTGCTCGAACGGATCGCGCTGGCGGCCGGCGACCGACATCTCGCCGCCGATGCCGTCTCCATCGCCAAGGCGCCACGGCTCGAGGCGGTTCTCGCCCGCCTCGACCTGCTGGTCCTCAACCGGGCGGAAGCGGCCGCCCTCACCGGCCTGCCGGAAGCCGTGCCGCTTTCCGACCACGGCGAGCGGCTGGCCCAACGCGGCGTGCGCGCGCTGGCCATCAGCGACGGCGCCGCGCCGCTGCACTGGCGCGACGGCACAACCCAGGGCTCGATCGCACCGCGTCCCTGCACCATCGTCGACGTCACCGGGGCGGGCGACGCCCTGATCGCCGGAACCCTGGCGGCGCTGGTCCGCGACCGGCCACTGGCACAGGCGCTGGAGACGGGCCTGCGCGCCGCCGAATGCGCCCTCGGCGGATCCGGCGCCGTGCCCTCCGGTATGACCTGGCCGGTCGTCGCCGGCATGGATCGCGATTGA
- a CDS encoding flagellar hook-basal body complex protein FliE, which translates to MATPSVAANAYQMAARLARQAEAETPTSSVDFGGLVREAVNSVVEKGRETDQKTIGLVQGKADVVDVVTAIAETEVALETMVSVRDRVISAYEEIMRMPI; encoded by the coding sequence ATGGCAACCCCCAGTGTCGCTGCCAACGCCTATCAGATGGCTGCGCGCCTCGCCAGGCAGGCGGAGGCCGAGACGCCGACCAGTTCCGTCGACTTCGGTGGCCTGGTGCGCGAGGCTGTCAATTCCGTGGTGGAAAAAGGCCGGGAAACCGACCAGAAGACGATCGGACTTGTGCAAGGCAAGGCGGACGTCGTTGACGTGGTCACTGCGATCGCCGAAACCGAAGTGGCGCTCGAGACCATGGTCTCGGTGCGCGACCGGGTGATTTCCGCATACGAGGAAATCATGCGCATGCCGATCTGA